In Reinekea thalattae, a genomic segment contains:
- a CDS encoding ABC transporter permease: MIPTVPQSRYALGLYKAYVVAFFIYLAMPLSVVCIFAFNNDVFPSLPWRGFTLDWFFGNEAPFIGVFHERAILRSIGTSAFVALWVTVLAVTVGTCNAFLFVRHEFKGKSFLYMLSLLPLIIPGVILGISILVFFSATANTLEDATGIWFDALRPGLALVILGQFSFITTFATLVISARLQKFDPSLEEAALNLGASNWGAIRQITLPFLLPAIVSSAVVAMLMSFENFNTTLMLVGSDSPLTITMFDKLKQGSTPVLNAVSLLLIIISAALGLISLLFQGKKKA; encoded by the coding sequence ATGATTCCAACCGTTCCTCAATCGCGTTACGCACTCGGACTTTATAAAGCCTACGTCGTTGCATTCTTTATTTATTTAGCCATGCCATTGAGCGTGGTATGCATCTTTGCTTTTAATAACGATGTCTTCCCTTCACTGCCGTGGCGAGGCTTTACACTGGACTGGTTCTTTGGCAACGAAGCGCCCTTTATCGGTGTATTCCATGAGCGAGCTATTTTGCGCTCCATTGGCACCTCAGCTTTTGTTGCACTTTGGGTTACCGTCTTGGCTGTGACAGTCGGCACCTGCAACGCTTTTCTATTTGTCCGTCACGAATTTAAAGGTAAGTCGTTTTTGTACATGCTCAGCCTGCTGCCGCTAATTATTCCCGGTGTGATTTTAGGCATTTCCATTTTGGTATTTTTCAGCGCCACCGCCAATACACTGGAAGACGCCACCGGCATTTGGTTCGACGCACTTCGCCCCGGCCTAGCCTTAGTGATTCTTGGTCAGTTCTCGTTTATCACCACCTTCGCCACACTGGTGATTTCGGCACGCTTACAAAAATTTGATCCTAGCTTAGAAGAGGCAGCGCTCAACTTAGGGGCCAGCAATTGGGGAGCTATTCGGCAAATCACCCTGCCCTTTTTATTGCCCGCTATTGTTTCCTCTGCCGTTGTTGCCATGCTAATGAGCTTTGAAAACTTTAACACCACGCTCATGTTGGTTGGCTCAGATTCACCGCTGACCATCACCATGTTCGACAAACTCAAACAGGGCTCAACGCCAGTGTTAAACGCCGTCTCTTTATTGCTGATAATAATCTCGGCTGCGCTTGGGTTAATTTCATTGTTATTTCAAGGCAAGAAAAAGGCTTAA
- a CDS encoding MarR family winged helix-turn-helix transcriptional regulator: protein MSVDQQDKIEHQPMFICGAIHRQFRNNVTTALSKQKLMTLEMSRALVAVQENQPLSQQQLADIVQNERSAVKRMVDNLEKRGYVTASKAENNKKLKMLTLTQQAEDELKAVKATIEPIETKMFECLTKQESAEFFRLLRKLGAEHLGSGI from the coding sequence ATGAGTGTCGATCAACAAGATAAAATAGAACACCAGCCGATGTTTATTTGCGGTGCAATTCATCGTCAATTTAGGAATAACGTTACCACTGCTTTATCAAAGCAGAAGCTGATGACGTTAGAGATGTCTCGGGCACTTGTTGCCGTTCAAGAAAACCAACCCCTGAGCCAGCAGCAGCTTGCAGATATCGTACAAAACGAACGAAGTGCCGTTAAACGTATGGTTGATAACTTAGAAAAGCGCGGCTATGTCACGGCGTCGAAAGCCGAGAATAATAAAAAACTGAAAATGCTGACGCTGACACAGCAGGCTGAAGACGAACTAAAAGCAGTTAAGGCGACGATTGAACCGATTGAGACAAAGATGTTCGAGTGTTTGACAAAGCAGGAGTCTGCCGAGTTTTTCCGCTTGCTGCGTAAACTTGGCGCAGAGCATTTAGGGTCAGGCATTTAG
- a CDS encoding RICIN domain-containing protein, with protein sequence MNKFLYSMLAGLLISTSVYGADTFMIKLADQLDESEFYCIDVTGWGDHLKLDDPLQVHTCKPNSPDQEFVVAGSSLKMPEYDRCLTVSASGSMALPGSAVLLRECDGSAMQNLKLLSSGQIVLNDSDLCVAAGTTSMEASGPSHLWRVASVQSCETTDKELTTWQAQ encoded by the coding sequence ATGAATAAATTTTTATATAGCATGTTAGCTGGTTTGCTAATCTCAACATCTGTTTACGGCGCCGATACCTTTATGATTAAACTGGCAGATCAACTTGATGAGTCAGAGTTTTATTGCATCGACGTTACCGGTTGGGGAGATCACTTAAAACTCGACGATCCACTTCAGGTACATACATGCAAACCTAACTCGCCTGATCAGGAATTTGTTGTAGCGGGAAGTTCGCTAAAAATGCCCGAGTACGACAGATGTTTAACTGTCAGTGCGTCAGGGAGTATGGCCTTGCCGGGGTCTGCTGTTTTATTGCGTGAGTGCGATGGCAGCGCTATGCAAAATCTGAAGCTTTTATCGTCTGGACAGATTGTGTTAAATGACTCAGATTTATGTGTCGCAGCAGGAACTACAAGCATGGAAGCTTCTGGCCCAAGTCACCTGTGGCGAGTGGCAAGTGTACAATCTTGTGAGACTACAGATAAAGAACTCACCACTTGGCAAGCTCAATAG
- a CDS encoding DUF1499 domain-containing protein → MSKKTSRLGTAMIVGALLAVLAIGLMMFGARLGFWQPIVGFGLIRNYMNPIGYAVAGLAAIGLVYQLVLRNNAGAVKAGVALFIGVLILAPTIYGKFQTPVRYPPIHDISTDTVNPPEFLVLDDSRSGASNTLVYGGTEVAEHQAKAYPDIAPIESNLSASEAFAEALNIGKKMGWEIVAQDQSSLRFEATARTPIYQFADDIVVVVTPTEGASRIDIRSVSRVGRSDRGVNAARIREFTAAFNG, encoded by the coding sequence ATGAGTAAAAAAACTTCCCGCCTTGGTACCGCCATGATTGTTGGCGCGTTACTCGCGGTTTTGGCTATTGGCCTAATGATGTTTGGCGCCCGCCTTGGCTTTTGGCAGCCGATTGTTGGCTTTGGCTTAATACGAAATTACATGAACCCGATTGGTTATGCGGTTGCAGGTTTGGCCGCAATTGGCTTGGTTTATCAATTGGTGTTGCGTAATAACGCCGGCGCAGTGAAAGCTGGAGTGGCTCTGTTTATTGGTGTGTTAATTTTAGCGCCAACAATTTACGGCAAGTTTCAAACGCCGGTGCGTTACCCACCGATTCACGATATCTCAACGGATACAGTCAACCCGCCAGAATTTTTGGTGTTGGATGATAGCCGTTCAGGTGCAAGCAATACGCTCGTTTATGGTGGTACAGAAGTTGCCGAACATCAGGCAAAAGCCTATCCAGATATCGCACCGATAGAATCAAACCTGTCTGCCTCCGAAGCTTTTGCCGAAGCATTGAACATCGGTAAAAAGATGGGTTGGGAAATTGTAGCCCAAGACCAAAGCAGCCTTCGGTTCGAAGCAACAGCACGCACACCGATCTATCAATTTGCTGACGATATTGTCGTTGTTGTTACGCCGACAGAAGGCGCAAGCCGAATTGATATTCGCAGTGTGTCGCGTGTTGGTCGCAGTGACCGTGGGGTAAACGCTGCACGAATCAGAGAATTTACAGCAGCATTTAATGGCTAA